From the Eleutherodactylus coqui strain aEleCoq1 chromosome 7, aEleCoq1.hap1, whole genome shotgun sequence genome, one window contains:
- the LOC136572844 gene encoding uncharacterized protein — MASVMRKPGLAQRKKTGAKPELTEEQKQEIREAFDLFDTDGSGTIDVKELKVAMRALGFEPKKEEMKKMIADIDKDGSGTIDFEDFLSLMTQKMSEKDSKEEIMKAFRLFDDDSTGKISFKNLKRVAKELGENLTDEELQEMIDEADRDGDGEINEQEFLRIMRKTSLY, encoded by the exons ATG GCATCTGTAATGAGAAAACCCGGACTTGCCCAACGGAAGAAAACTGGAGCAAAGCCCGAATTAACGGAAGAACAAAAACAAGAGATCCGAGAAGCGTTTGATCTGTTTGACACTGATGGGTCTGGGACTATCGATGTGAAGGAGCTGAAG GTTGCTATGCGTGCCTTAGGTTTTgagccaaagaaagaagaaatgaaaaaaatgatcGCCGACATCGATAAAGATGGTTCTGGCACCATTGACTTTGAGGATTTCTTATCTCTAATGACACAGAAGATG AGTGAAAAAGACTCTAAAGAAGAAATTATGAAAGCTTTCCGCTTATTTGACGATGACAGCACAGGGAAGATTTCCTTTAAAAACCTAAAACGGGTTGCCAAAGAACTGGGTGAGAACCTGACAGATGAGGAGTTACAG GAGATGATTGACGAAGCTGATCGTGATGGAGATGGGGAGATTAACGAGCAGGAATTTCTTAGGATCATGAGGAAGACGAGCCTGTACTAA
- the BBS12 gene encoding Bardet-Biedl syndrome 12 protein, which yields MNYMELRGHLGLIELVNISSSVKSFLGPRKSYKFIYDQDTQESTLTCSSFRLLESLDLSSAVGQLFNETIQAHHKAYKTGTTTLFFLVGVWSKAVLECLHHGVPVSLIVSVMIESLNSCIESVEALHIPLHNIPATKQNSSHGESVVDGRSGHDSSNENHCLVSSRGGNLGFEYAEHNPNIVEHIESVPPKKGNLNSKSLQMGKLSHSRHFCNPKISSCQNPSRTSSPSLEDLTKSLSHGNWQVMELVGMAATLLFKTAHEIYATKVLFQASCLNICFFKGLPEMNSSATLGYVTLVGPEYATVVKNFEGRSFKVLLLDGELTEKYKHLGFNKASNLKSVSEFADHERTSEDFWIGTALQIIIQANVNLILVRGDACPQLIMQCLHRNILVVTHVKPNVLQAFSDCTGAEPVVYLTQVSRHNIGCEVYATMCSEWLSESNQTIAVSLHACKINLVTVMLSCRVMPKIQVMEDQFWTCTYKLHNALLDQKVFPGGGAVELFCLNHLQKLEERLVCVRPVNRGPQFCMSSWLSTSAIHYRSFIYKCLAKGWTKYLSTLLLNIGEYSSELEAMTFIQNELHNIGAFSSASAYVFNEYSRNIVLIDDVELPIEHKRVAVYDNVVPKVEAWRSALHLVLTVLQSDAEIVTGSTTQNPIITGESVSDDYIFL from the coding sequence ATGAATTACATGGAATTAAGAGGCCACTTGGGACTCATTGAATTAGTCAACATATCATCTTCAGTGAAAAGCTTCTTAGGACCACGGAAATCGTACAAGTTCATTTACGATCAAGATACTCAAGAAAGCACTTTGACTTGCTCATCATTTAGGCTTCTGGAGAGTCTAGATTTATCCAGTGCGGTTGGACAACTCTTTAACGAAACAATTCAAGCCCATCATAAAGCTTATAAAACGGGTACAACAACTCTGTTTTTCCTCGTTGGGGTGTGGAGCAAAGCTGTTCTGGAGTGTCTTCATCATGGAGTTCCCGTTTCATTGATTGTCTCAGTGATGATAGAAAGCCTAAATTCTTGCATTGAAAGCGTTGAGGCTTTACACATACCACTTCATAACATACCGGCAACAAAGCAGAACTCAAGTCATGGGGAATCTGTAGTGGATGGAAGGAGTGGTCATGATTCTTCTAATGAAAACCATTGCTTGGTTTCTTCTAGAGGTGGGAACTTGGGCTTCGAATATGCAGAACACAATCCTAACATTGTTGAGCACATAGAAAGTGTTCCACCTAAGAAAGGAaacctaaatagtaaaagtttgCAGATGGGCAAACTGTCTCATAGTAGACACTTCTGCAACCCAAAAATAAGCAGTTGTCAGAATCCTTCACGAACTAGTAGCCCCAGTTTAGAGGACCTGACAAAGTCTTTGAGTCATGGGAATTGGCAGGTAATGGAACTTGTGGGGATGGCTGCTACTCTTCTGTTCAAGACTGCTCATGAAATATATGCGACCAAAGTGCTCTTCCAGGCTTCCTGTCTAAATATTTGCTTTTTCAAAGGTCTACCTGAAATGAACTCAAGTGCTACCTTAGGATATGTGACTTTAGTTGGACCCGAGTATGCTACCGTTGTCAAAAACTTTGAGGGAAGATCTTTCAAAGTTCTTCTTTTGGATGGAGAACTGACAGAAAAATATAAACATCTTGGCTTTAATAAGGCAAGTAATCTAAAATCAGTATCTGAGTTTGCAGACCATGAAAGAACATCTGAAGATTTCTGGATAGGCACAGCACTTCAGATAATAATTCAAGCCAACGTAAACTTAATTTTAGTAAGGGGTGATGCCTGTCCACAGCTTATAATGCAATGCCTTCACAGAAATATCCTTGTTGTTACTCATGTAAAGCCGAATGTTCTTCAGGCATTTAGCGATTGCACAGGTGCAGAACCGGTGGTCTACCTCACACAGGTAAGTCGCCATAACATAGGCTGTGAGGTGTATGCCACTATGTGCTCAGAATGGCTTTCAGAATCAAACCAAACCATTGCTGTGAGTCTCCATGCGTGTAAGATAAACCTGGTCACTGTCATGCTGAGCTGCAGGGTGATGCCCAAAATTCAAGTGATGGAAGATCAGTTTTGGACCTGCACTTATAAACTACATAATGCCCTTCTTGACCAAAAAGTGTTTCCTGGTGGTGGGGCAGTTGAACTTTTTTGTCTTAATCATCTGCAAAAGCTCGAGGAAAGGCTAGTATGTGTTAGACCAGTCAACAGAGGACCCCAGTTCTGCATGTCGTCATGGTTGTCCACCTCTGCAATCCATTATAGATCGTTCATCTATAAGTGCCTGGCCAAAGGCTGGACTAAATATCTTTCTACTCTTCTGCTTAACATAGGTGAATATTCTTCAGAATTAGAAGCTATGACTTTTATACAGAATGAACTCCACAATATCGGTGCTTTCTCTTCTGCTTCTGCATATGTGTTTAACGAGTACTCCAGAAATATTGTATTGATTGATGATGTGGAACTTCCCATTGAACACAAACGGGTTGCTGTGTATGACAATGTTGTTCCAAAGGTCGAGGCATGGCGTAGTGCTCTGCACTTAGTTCTCACTGTGCTTCAGTCAGATGCAGAGATCGTTACAGGATCAACCACACAAAATCCGATAATCACGGGAGAATCTGTAAGTGATGATTATATATTTCTCTGA